DNA sequence from the bacterium genome:
CAAAGCAGATCTCCTGGCTTTCAGCCTTCGCGTGAACCGGAAGCCCGAAAGCTTCGGCTTTCCGTCGGACCAGATCTTTTTTCATGTTCCCCAGGGGGAAAAGGAGACGTGCCAATTCCTTCTGACGGAGGGTAAACAGGAAGTAGCTCTGGTCCTTTCGGTCGTCGGCTCCCCTGGCAAGTCTCCACGGGTTCTTTCCCACAATGCGCGCGTAGTGGCCCGTGGCCAGCAGGTCGGCTCCCACTCCCCTGGCCTTGCGAATGAGGTGACGGAACTTCAGATGCTCGTTGCACCGGATGCACGGGTTGGGGGTGCGGCCGGCGAGGTAGGTGTCCACGAAGGGCCTAACGACGTCGGAGAGGAACTCGGCCTGCAGGTCCAGGGTGTAGTGGGCAATGCCCAGCTTGCTGCAGACGGACCGGGCGTCGTTGAGGTGGACCGTGCCGCAGCACCCCTCCTCGGCCCCGGGAACGTCCTCGGGCCACAGGAGCATGGTGACCCCAACCACGCGGTACCCCTGTTCCTGGAGGACGGCCGCGGCCACGGAGGAGTCCACGCCGCCGGACATGGCGACCAGGACGGTGATGTCCC
Encoded proteins:
- the mnmA gene encoding tRNA 2-thiouridine(34) synthase MnmA, which produces MTNLEPGTRKVKPRDITVLVAMSGGVDSSVAAAVLQEQGYRVVGVTMLLWPEDVPGAEEGCCGTVHLNDARSVCSKLGIAHYTLDLQAEFLSDVVRPFVDTYLAGRTPNPCIRCNEHLKFRHLIRKARGVGADLLATGHYARIVGKNPWRLARGADDRKDQSYFLFTLRQKELARLLFPLGNMKKDLVRRKAEAFGLPVHAKAESQEICFVPDGGLRDFIREKGANLPGPGKVVDTGGNELGTHEGACFYTVGQRKGLGIAAPEPLYVMRIDGATNTVVVGKRAESAFPGLKASGSTWIEGHPPGERFTASVQIRHRHTPAPSTVTVNGDGSVDVIFDEPQHGVAPGQAVVVYDGEYVLGGGWITEPMAPSKQ